One stretch of Jiangella gansuensis DSM 44835 DNA includes these proteins:
- a CDS encoding N-acetylglutaminylglutamine amidotransferase: MCGLSGEYRFDNRPADIAAVGRMCDAMVARGPDDSGAYAHGSLALGHRRLSIIDLSPHGHQPMIDAELGLAVVFNGCIYNYRELREQLAGHGYRFFSTSDTEVIAKAYHHWGEDFVDHLIGMFAVAVHERDSGRLVLARDRLGIKPLYLAETSGRLRFASSLPALLRSGDVDTSIDPVALHHYLSWHAVVPAPHTILNGVRKLPPATIRVIEPDGATRERVFWDPPFVRDPAKADWSATDWEDAVLEALRVAVRRRLVADVPVGVLLSGGLDSSLVVGLLAEEGQHGLNTFSIGFEAVGGEEGDEFKYSDIIAREFATEHHQIRIGADLMLPALQDAVAAMSEPMVSHDAVGFFLLSKEVSRHVKVVQSGQGADEVFAGYHWYPPLAGAGRADAVDTYAKAFFDRDHAGMAEVVSPEYLPGHPASLDFVRAHMTRPGAETAVDAALRLDTQIMLTDDPVKRVDNMTMAWGLEARVPFLDHELVELAAQCPPELKLAQEGKGVLKEAGRRVIPHGVIDRPKGYFPVPALKYLQGRYLELVDDALHSAAARDRGLFRPEYVDRLLADPNAELTPLRGNRLWQLGLLELWLQTHLPREA, encoded by the coding sequence ATGTGCGGTCTCTCCGGCGAATACAGGTTCGACAATCGGCCCGCCGACATCGCAGCGGTGGGTCGTATGTGCGACGCCATGGTGGCGCGGGGGCCGGATGACTCCGGCGCCTACGCCCATGGTTCGCTCGCGCTCGGTCACCGGCGCCTGTCCATCATCGACCTCTCCCCGCACGGCCACCAGCCCATGATCGACGCCGAGCTGGGCCTGGCCGTCGTCTTCAACGGCTGCATCTACAACTACCGCGAGCTGCGCGAACAGCTGGCCGGGCACGGGTACCGGTTCTTCTCCACCTCCGACACCGAGGTCATCGCCAAGGCGTACCACCACTGGGGCGAGGACTTCGTGGACCACCTGATCGGCATGTTCGCCGTCGCCGTCCACGAACGTGACTCCGGCCGGCTCGTCCTGGCCCGCGACCGCCTCGGCATCAAGCCGCTCTACCTCGCCGAGACGTCCGGCAGGCTGCGGTTCGCCAGCTCGCTGCCGGCGCTGCTGCGTTCCGGCGACGTCGACACCAGCATCGACCCGGTGGCGCTGCATCACTACCTGTCCTGGCACGCCGTCGTACCGGCGCCGCACACGATCCTCAACGGCGTCCGCAAGCTGCCGCCGGCCACCATCCGGGTCATCGAGCCCGACGGCGCCACCCGCGAGCGGGTCTTCTGGGACCCGCCGTTCGTCCGCGACCCCGCGAAGGCCGACTGGTCGGCCACCGACTGGGAGGACGCGGTCTTGGAAGCCCTCCGTGTCGCTGTCCGTCGTCGCCTGGTGGCCGACGTGCCGGTGGGCGTCCTGCTCTCCGGCGGCCTGGACTCGAGCCTGGTGGTCGGTCTGCTCGCCGAGGAGGGCCAGCACGGCCTCAACACGTTCAGCATCGGCTTCGAGGCCGTCGGCGGCGAGGAGGGCGACGAGTTCAAGTACTCCGACATCATCGCCCGCGAGTTCGCCACCGAGCACCACCAGATCCGGATCGGCGCCGATCTCATGCTCCCGGCGCTGCAGGACGCCGTCGCCGCGATGAGCGAGCCGATGGTGAGCCACGACGCGGTCGGCTTCTTCCTGCTGAGCAAGGAGGTCAGCCGGCACGTCAAGGTGGTGCAGTCCGGCCAGGGCGCCGACGAGGTGTTCGCCGGCTACCACTGGTACCCGCCGCTGGCCGGGGCCGGCCGCGCCGACGCCGTCGACACCTACGCGAAGGCGTTCTTCGACCGTGACCACGCAGGCATGGCCGAGGTGGTCTCGCCGGAGTACCTGCCCGGCCACCCGGCCAGCCTCGACTTCGTCCGGGCACACATGACACGGCCGGGCGCCGAGACGGCCGTGGACGCGGCGTTGCGGCTGGACACCCAGATCATGCTGACCGACGACCCGGTCAAGCGGGTGGACAACATGACCATGGCGTGGGGCCTCGAGGCGCGGGTGCCGTTCCTCGACCACGAGCTGGTGGAGTTGGCGGCGCAGTGCCCGCCGGAGCTGAAGCTCGCCCAGGAGGGCAAGGGCGTGCTCAAGGAGGCCGGCCGCCGGGTCATCCCGCACGGCGTCATCGACCGGCCGAAGGGCTACTTCCCGGTGCCGGCGCTGAAGTACCTGCAGGGACGGTACCTGGAGCTCGTCGACGACGCCCTGCACTCGGCCGCCGCTCGCGACCGCGGGCTGTTCCGTCCCGAGTACGTCGACCGGCTGCTCGCCGACCCCAACGCCGAGCTGACGCCGCTGCGCGGCAACCGGCTGTGGCAGCTCGGCCTGCTCGAACTGTGGCTGCAGACTCACCTGCCCAGGGAGGCCTGA
- a CDS encoding trypsin-like serine protease: MTTFLRRRARVAGALLAAMVTSATVISTAGTAAAEEVPQQALITQDSPSDYQTRIVGGTEVPEGEYPFIGFVEIATPEGTFACGGSLYAEDLVLTAAHCVNGTGPDTNITVYFGSNDINSPDMTGYQSEYVYSANISGIPNDWALVKLTEPVEGIDPLPVVTDDAYDNGDLTVAGWGATSEGGSASDVMLEVTVPFVSDEDCAAAYGDSFTPDAELCAGDLEDGGIDACQGDSGGPIFREDDGGELVQVGIVSWGEGCAQAGYPGIYTQLSTFTDSIAAVATGENTPAVPQAIEVETTIDTPVEIALVADDAEGDELSFKVSDAETGTLTTEDPETLATVIYTPAEGFEGEDTFQFLANDGHTDSEIGVVTITVAGEAEPTEEPTPTPTPTDEPTDEPTEEPTPTETPSEEPTEDPGDENGDEELPDTGSSTTTGAALALLLVAGGAGLAFAARRRSAGSAV; encoded by the coding sequence GTGACCACCTTCCTCCGCAGGCGGGCCCGCGTCGCGGGCGCGCTGCTCGCGGCCATGGTGACCAGTGCCACGGTGATCAGCACCGCTGGCACCGCCGCCGCCGAAGAGGTGCCCCAGCAGGCCCTCATCACGCAGGACTCCCCCAGCGACTACCAGACCCGCATCGTCGGCGGGACCGAGGTCCCCGAGGGCGAGTACCCGTTCATCGGCTTCGTCGAGATCGCGACCCCCGAGGGCACCTTCGCCTGTGGCGGCTCGCTCTACGCCGAGGACCTCGTGCTGACCGCGGCGCACTGCGTCAACGGCACCGGCCCCGACACCAACATCACGGTCTACTTCGGGTCGAACGACATCAACAGCCCGGACATGACCGGCTACCAGTCCGAGTACGTGTACTCGGCCAACATCAGCGGCATCCCGAACGACTGGGCGCTGGTCAAGCTGACCGAGCCGGTCGAGGGCATCGACCCGCTGCCGGTCGTCACCGACGACGCCTACGACAACGGCGACCTCACCGTCGCCGGCTGGGGCGCCACCTCCGAGGGCGGCTCGGCCAGTGACGTGATGCTCGAGGTCACCGTTCCGTTCGTCAGCGACGAGGACTGCGCGGCGGCCTACGGCGACTCGTTCACCCCGGACGCCGAGCTGTGCGCCGGTGACCTGGAGGACGGCGGCATCGACGCCTGCCAGGGCGACTCCGGTGGCCCGATCTTCCGCGAGGACGACGGTGGCGAGCTGGTCCAGGTCGGCATCGTCAGCTGGGGCGAGGGCTGCGCCCAGGCCGGTTACCCGGGCATCTACACCCAGCTGAGCACCTTCACCGACAGCATCGCGGCCGTGGCCACCGGTGAGAACACCCCGGCTGTCCCGCAGGCCATCGAGGTCGAGACCACCATCGACACCCCGGTCGAGATCGCGCTGGTCGCGGACGACGCCGAGGGCGACGAGCTGAGCTTCAAGGTGAGCGACGCCGAGACCGGCACCCTGACGACCGAGGACCCGGAGACGCTGGCCACGGTCATCTACACGCCGGCCGAGGGCTTCGAGGGCGAGGACACCTTCCAGTTCCTGGCCAACGACGGTCACACGGACTCCGAGATCGGCGTCGTGACCATCACGGTCGCCGGCGAGGCGGAGCCGACCGAGGAGCCGACCCCGACGCCGACGCCGACGGACGAGCCGACGGACGAGCCGACCGAGGAGCCGACTCCGACGGAGACGCCGTCGGAGGAGCCCACCGAGGACCCGGGCGACGAGAACGGTGACGAGGAGCTGCCCGACACCGGCTCGAGCACCACGACCGGCGCCGCGCTGGCCCTGCTGCTCGTGGCCGGCGGTGCCGGTCTGGCCTTCGCCGCTCGCCGGCGCAGCGCGGGTTCCGCCGTCTGA
- the valS gene encoding valine--tRNA ligase: MTDTIRSGPAIPAKPTVDGLAEVWAARWERDGVYRFDRTRPRAEVFSIDTPPPTVSGSLHVGHVFSYTHTDVIARYQRMRGKAVFYPMGWDDNGLPTERRVENHFGVRCDPSLPYEPDFQPPSRPGKQRVPVSRRNFIELCAELTVEDEKVFEELWRRLGLSVDWSHTYQTIDAAARRASQRAFLRNLARGEAYLAEAPTLWDVTFRTAVAQAELEDRDRPGTFHDLAFARPGGGEPLVVVTTRPELLPACVAVVVHPDDHRYAALAGSTVRTPLFGVDVPVVTHRLADPEKRTGAAMICTFGDTTDVTWWRELALPTRPVVGRDGRFLRDAPPWLDAAAGRAAYERLAGATVHTARERVVELLRGTGELVGEPRPVVHPVKFYEKGDRPLEIVTTRQWYIRNGGRDEGLREALLARGSELSWHPEHMRVRYDNWVGGLNGDWLISRQRYFGVPIPVWYPLDDSGRPRYDAPVLPAEADLPVDPSSDVPPGYSASQRGEPGGFAGDPDVMDTWATSSLSPQIAGGWGRDDDLYGRVYPMDLRPQAHEIIRTWLFATVVRAHLEDGVLPWRHAAISGWILDPDRKKMSKSVGNVVTPMGLLEQYGSDAVRYWAASGRPGADTAFDTGQMKVGRRLATKILNVSKFVLGLDAVDDDAPATRPLDQAMLAALDRTVRTATGALDGYDYTRALEATERFFWDFCDDYVELVKDRAYGAPDDPGAVSARAALRRALTAQLRLFAPFLPFVTEEVWSWWRSGSVHRAAWPAAAEASADGDADLFATASALIGAVRRAKAEAGLSMRTEVPRAVLRLRADDTDAVQAVLDDVRAAGRVVTVELVPADTADEAFEVTLA; this comes from the coding sequence GTGACCGACACCATCCGATCAGGGCCTGCCATCCCCGCCAAACCGACCGTCGACGGCCTGGCGGAGGTATGGGCGGCGCGCTGGGAGCGCGACGGTGTCTACCGCTTCGACCGGACCCGGCCGCGCGCCGAGGTCTTCTCCATCGACACCCCGCCGCCGACGGTGAGCGGCTCGCTGCACGTCGGGCACGTCTTCTCCTACACCCACACCGACGTCATCGCCCGGTACCAGCGGATGCGGGGCAAGGCGGTGTTCTACCCGATGGGGTGGGACGACAACGGCCTGCCCACCGAGCGCCGGGTCGAGAACCACTTCGGCGTGCGCTGCGACCCGTCGCTGCCCTACGAGCCTGACTTCCAGCCGCCGTCGCGGCCCGGCAAGCAGCGCGTACCGGTGTCGCGGCGCAACTTCATCGAGCTGTGCGCCGAGCTCACGGTCGAGGACGAGAAGGTGTTCGAGGAGCTGTGGCGGCGGCTCGGTCTGTCCGTCGACTGGTCGCACACCTACCAGACCATCGACGCTGCCGCCCGCCGCGCGTCGCAGCGGGCCTTCCTGCGCAACCTCGCCCGAGGTGAGGCGTACCTGGCCGAAGCCCCGACGCTCTGGGACGTCACCTTCCGCACCGCCGTGGCGCAGGCCGAGCTGGAGGACCGCGACCGTCCGGGGACCTTTCACGACCTCGCCTTCGCGCGGCCAGGCGGCGGCGAGCCCCTGGTGGTCGTCACCACCAGGCCGGAGCTGCTGCCCGCGTGTGTCGCCGTCGTCGTGCATCCGGACGACCATCGGTACGCCGCCCTGGCCGGGTCGACGGTGCGCACGCCGCTGTTCGGCGTCGACGTCCCCGTCGTGACGCATCGTCTGGCCGACCCGGAGAAGAGGACCGGCGCCGCGATGATCTGCACCTTCGGCGACACCACGGACGTCACCTGGTGGCGCGAGCTGGCGCTGCCCACCCGCCCGGTCGTCGGGCGTGACGGCCGGTTCCTGCGTGACGCGCCGCCCTGGCTCGACGCCGCGGCCGGCCGGGCGGCCTACGAGCGGTTGGCCGGTGCCACCGTGCACACCGCGCGCGAGCGGGTGGTCGAACTGCTGCGCGGAACCGGCGAGCTGGTCGGCGAGCCGCGACCCGTCGTGCACCCGGTCAAGTTCTACGAGAAGGGCGACCGGCCGCTGGAGATCGTGACGACCCGGCAGTGGTACATCCGCAACGGCGGCCGCGACGAAGGGCTTCGGGAAGCGCTGCTGGCGCGCGGGAGCGAACTGTCCTGGCACCCGGAGCACATGCGGGTGCGGTACGACAACTGGGTCGGCGGGCTCAACGGCGACTGGCTGATCAGCAGGCAGCGGTACTTCGGCGTCCCGATCCCGGTCTGGTACCCGCTGGACGACTCCGGCCGGCCGCGGTACGACGCGCCCGTTCTGCCGGCCGAGGCGGACCTGCCGGTGGACCCGTCGTCGGACGTCCCGCCCGGGTATTCGGCGTCCCAGCGGGGCGAGCCGGGTGGGTTCGCCGGTGACCCCGACGTCATGGATACCTGGGCGACGTCGTCGCTGTCACCGCAGATCGCCGGCGGATGGGGCCGCGACGACGACCTCTACGGCCGGGTGTACCCGATGGACCTGCGGCCCCAGGCGCACGAGATCATCCGCACCTGGCTGTTCGCGACCGTCGTGCGGGCCCACCTCGAGGACGGTGTGCTGCCGTGGCGGCACGCGGCCATCTCCGGCTGGATCCTCGACCCGGACCGCAAGAAGATGTCGAAGTCGGTGGGGAACGTCGTCACGCCGATGGGACTGCTGGAGCAGTACGGCTCCGACGCGGTGCGTTATTGGGCGGCCAGCGGGCGGCCCGGCGCGGACACCGCCTTCGACACCGGGCAGATGAAGGTCGGCCGGCGGTTGGCCACGAAGATCCTCAACGTCAGTAAGTTCGTCCTCGGGCTCGACGCGGTGGACGACGACGCCCCGGCCACCCGCCCCCTGGACCAGGCGATGCTGGCCGCGCTCGACCGGACGGTGCGGACGGCCACCGGTGCGCTGGACGGCTACGACTACACCCGCGCGCTGGAGGCGACCGAGCGGTTCTTTTGGGACTTCTGCGACGACTACGTCGAGCTGGTGAAGGACCGCGCCTACGGTGCGCCGGACGACCCGGGCGCGGTCTCGGCGCGCGCGGCGTTGCGGCGGGCGCTGACCGCGCAGCTGCGGCTGTTCGCGCCGTTCCTGCCGTTCGTGACCGAGGAGGTGTGGTCGTGGTGGCGCTCCGGGTCGGTGCACCGGGCAGCGTGGCCGGCCGCGGCCGAGGCGTCGGCGGACGGCGACGCGGACCTGTTCGCGACGGCGTCGGCGCTCATCGGTGCGGTGCGCCGGGCCAAGGCCGAGGCCGGGCTGTCGATGCGCACCGAGGTGCCGCGGGCGGTGCTGCGCCTCCGGGCGGACGACACCGACGCGGTCCAGGCCGTGCTCGACGACGTCCGCGCGGCCGGTCGCGTGGTCACCGTCGAGCTCGTCCCCGCCGACACCGCCGACGAGGCGTTCGAGGTGACGCTGGCGTGA
- a CDS encoding heavy metal translocating P-type ATPase: MERHDTEQRHGPHDDPAAPGDHTGSHTDHAGHHQHDAGHHQQAAGHAGHHDKHAGHGDGSMFRDKFWVSLVLAVPVVGFSDMFAGLVGYDVPGWGTWIPPVLGTVLFFYGGWPFLAGAVAELRNRQPGMMTLISLAITVAFVASGLTTLELGGFDLDFWWELALLIVVMLLGHWLEMRALGQASGALQALAELLPDTAERVGPGGDLQEVSLAELAVDDVVLVRSGGRVPADGVVADGTAELDESTVTGESVTVSRGPGDRVVAGTVATDTAIRVRVTAVGEDTALAGIQRLVADAQASSSRAQVLADRAAAYLFWFALGVGGLTFVVWVALGEASAAVERTVTVLVIACPHALGLAIPLVIAISTAMSARAGILVKDRLALERMRQVDAVLFDKTGTLTMGRPAVAGVAAVSPAGDDELLALAAAAERDSEHPLATAIVTAAGERGEIPAASGFRSLTGKGVRAVVDGADVAVGGPGLLRELGLESPAELATSVDTWTKAGSTVLYVIRDGAVAGAAALADEIRPESRHAVDALHAEGVHVVMITGDARNVADSVAAELGVDEVFAEVLPADKDAAVTTLQERGLKVAMVGDGVNDAPALARADVGLAIGAGTDVAVESAGVVLASDDPRGVIATRRLSQASYRKMVQNLVWATGYNLLSVPLAAGVLAPIGFVLPPAAAAVAMTASTVIVALNAQLLRRLDLRPGELAR; encoded by the coding sequence ATGGAACGGCACGACACCGAACAGAGGCACGGACCCCACGATGACCCCGCCGCACCGGGCGATCACACCGGGAGCCACACGGACCACGCCGGGCACCACCAGCACGACGCCGGGCACCACCAGCAGGCCGCCGGCCACGCCGGACACCACGACAAGCATGCTGGGCACGGCGACGGCAGCATGTTCCGCGACAAGTTCTGGGTGAGCCTGGTCCTGGCCGTACCCGTCGTGGGCTTCAGCGACATGTTCGCCGGCCTGGTCGGCTACGACGTGCCGGGCTGGGGCACGTGGATCCCGCCGGTCCTCGGCACCGTCCTGTTCTTCTACGGCGGCTGGCCCTTCCTGGCCGGAGCGGTCGCGGAGCTGCGCAACCGGCAGCCCGGCATGATGACGCTGATCTCGCTGGCCATCACCGTGGCGTTCGTCGCCAGTGGGCTGACAACGCTGGAGCTCGGCGGGTTCGACCTGGACTTCTGGTGGGAGCTGGCGCTGCTGATCGTGGTCATGCTGCTCGGGCACTGGCTGGAGATGCGCGCGCTCGGGCAGGCGTCGGGCGCGTTGCAGGCGCTGGCCGAACTGTTGCCGGACACCGCGGAGCGGGTCGGTCCGGGCGGTGATCTCCAGGAGGTGTCGCTGGCTGAGCTGGCCGTCGACGACGTCGTCCTGGTGCGTTCGGGTGGCCGGGTGCCGGCCGACGGCGTCGTGGCCGACGGGACTGCGGAGCTGGATGAGTCCACCGTCACGGGTGAGTCGGTGACGGTGTCACGCGGCCCCGGCGACCGTGTCGTGGCCGGAACCGTCGCCACCGACACCGCGATCCGGGTCCGGGTGACTGCGGTCGGCGAGGACACCGCACTGGCCGGCATCCAGCGGCTGGTGGCCGACGCGCAGGCGTCCAGCTCGCGGGCGCAGGTGCTGGCCGACCGGGCCGCGGCGTACCTGTTCTGGTTCGCGTTGGGCGTCGGCGGGCTGACGTTCGTCGTGTGGGTGGCGCTCGGCGAGGCGTCGGCCGCGGTGGAGCGCACCGTGACGGTGCTGGTGATCGCCTGCCCCCATGCTCTGGGGCTCGCCATTCCGCTGGTGATCGCGATCTCGACGGCGATGTCGGCGCGGGCGGGCATCCTGGTGAAGGACCGGCTGGCGCTGGAGCGGATGCGTCAGGTCGACGCCGTGCTGTTCGACAAGACCGGCACGCTCACGATGGGCCGCCCGGCCGTGGCGGGGGTGGCGGCGGTGTCGCCGGCCGGCGACGACGAGCTCCTGGCGCTGGCCGCGGCGGCCGAGCGCGACTCCGAGCACCCGCTGGCCACGGCGATCGTGACGGCCGCGGGGGAGCGCGGCGAGATCCCGGCCGCGTCCGGCTTCCGCTCGCTGACCGGCAAGGGCGTTCGCGCCGTCGTCGACGGGGCCGACGTCGCGGTCGGCGGTCCCGGGCTGTTGCGGGAGCTGGGGCTGGAGTCGCCGGCCGAGCTGGCGACGTCGGTCGACACCTGGACCAAGGCGGGTTCCACCGTCCTGTATGTGATCCGTGACGGCGCCGTGGCCGGCGCGGCGGCGCTGGCCGACGAGATCCGGCCGGAGTCGCGGCACGCGGTCGACGCCCTGCACGCCGAAGGCGTCCACGTGGTGATGATCACCGGTGACGCCCGCAACGTGGCGGACTCCGTCGCCGCGGAGCTGGGTGTCGACGAGGTGTTCGCCGAGGTGCTGCCGGCCGACAAGGACGCCGCGGTGACCACGCTGCAGGAGCGTGGGCTGAAGGTGGCCATGGTCGGCGACGGCGTGAACGACGCGCCCGCGCTGGCCCGCGCCGACGTCGGCCTGGCCATCGGCGCCGGGACGGATGTCGCGGTCGAGTCGGCCGGGGTGGTACTGGCTTCGGACGATCCGCGGGGTGTCATCGCGACGCGGCGGCTGTCGCAGGCCAGCTACCGCAAGATGGTGCAGAACCTGGTGTGGGCGACGGGGTACAACCTGCTGTCGGTGCCGCTGGCCGCCGGTGTGCTGGCGCCGATCGGGTTCGTGCTCCCGCCGGCTGCCGCGGCGGTGGCGATGACGGCGTCGACGGTGATCGTGGCGCTCAACGCGCAGCTGCTGCGCCGCCTGGACCTCCGGCCCGGCGAGCTGGCCCGCTGA
- a CDS encoding CGNR zinc finger domain-containing protein: MYFNHYSDEGAQLAAALVDRRLDSPADVARLAAEHDVLLERRPSPADVTGLHEWQAPLTEVVDAVTHDERVAALNRLLARGTSHPSISTHDGSAPHVHFRPDGVSVARQLAAITAFGLAWFLTQRGLHRFARCAADDCTRTFADVTRNGRQRYCSPRCANRSAVRRHRAGTSARK; encoded by the coding sequence GTGTATTTCAACCATTACAGCGACGAGGGCGCCCAGCTGGCCGCGGCGCTGGTGGACCGGCGACTGGACTCCCCCGCCGACGTCGCCCGGCTCGCCGCCGAGCACGACGTGCTCCTGGAGCGCCGTCCGTCGCCGGCGGACGTCACCGGCCTGCACGAGTGGCAGGCGCCGCTCACCGAGGTCGTCGACGCGGTGACCCACGACGAGCGGGTCGCGGCGCTGAACCGGCTGCTGGCGCGCGGGACGTCGCACCCGAGCATCAGCACACACGACGGCAGCGCGCCGCACGTGCACTTCCGGCCCGACGGCGTGTCCGTGGCGCGGCAACTGGCGGCCATCACCGCGTTCGGGCTGGCATGGTTCCTGACACAGCGCGGCCTGCACCGCTTCGCCCGCTGCGCCGCCGACGACTGCACCCGCACGTTCGCCGACGTCACCCGCAATGGGCGGCAGCGGTACTGCTCGCCCCGGTGCGCCAACCGGTCGGCGGTCCGCCGGCACCGCGCGGGCACTTCGGCCCGGAAATGA